A genome region from Pseudoalteromonas tetraodonis includes the following:
- a CDS encoding ABC transporter substrate-binding protein, whose protein sequence is MAQESVTLQLKWTHQFQFAGYYMAQQKGYYDEAGLDVTIVPADQKRPNSFGAVERGEAQFGVAHSGILQQRIAGKPFVAMAAILQFSPYCWMVKESSDIFHARDFVNKRVSEVSKESNSELLTMLKRSGINTEKLAIYKGDKLQKAWMENKIDAIEVYVTDLPYYMDQQGIAHRLICPQRYGMDVYADILFTSDNMIKYHPDTVEKFYQASLKGWRYAVMNMDEAIAITQQFYAPERSFHQLAYEAEVLKDYIAPPSTNVGNMSMAKWRLIADLYEIDQTKFDEVKADFIYKYKKQETLQLSWMLIAAIIISIISIPLYLRLMFKAR, encoded by the coding sequence ATGGCGCAGGAATCAGTCACACTACAATTAAAGTGGACACATCAATTTCAATTTGCGGGCTATTATATGGCTCAGCAAAAAGGGTATTATGATGAGGCCGGTTTAGACGTTACTATTGTGCCTGCAGATCAAAAACGACCCAATAGTTTTGGCGCGGTAGAGCGTGGTGAAGCCCAGTTTGGGGTTGCGCATTCTGGTATTTTACAGCAGCGTATTGCAGGTAAACCCTTTGTCGCCATGGCTGCCATATTACAGTTTTCTCCTTATTGCTGGATGGTCAAAGAAAGTTCTGATATTTTTCATGCCCGTGATTTTGTCAATAAACGTGTAAGTGAAGTGAGTAAAGAGAGCAATTCTGAGTTGTTAACTATGCTCAAGCGCAGCGGTATAAATACCGAAAAGTTGGCTATATACAAAGGCGATAAATTACAAAAAGCATGGATGGAAAATAAAATAGATGCCATCGAAGTCTATGTTACCGACTTACCTTATTATATGGATCAGCAAGGTATTGCTCATCGACTTATATGTCCACAACGTTATGGTATGGACGTATACGCAGATATTTTATTTACCAGTGATAACATGATTAAGTACCACCCCGATACGGTAGAAAAGTTTTACCAAGCGAGTTTAAAAGGGTGGCGTTATGCGGTAATGAATATGGATGAAGCCATCGCCATTACTCAGCAGTTTTATGCCCCTGAACGTAGTTTTCATCAATTAGCTTATGAGGCCGAAGTGCTAAAAGACTATATTGCGCCGCCAAGCACCAATGTGGGTAATATGTCGATGGCCAAATGGCGTTTAATTGCTGATTTATATGAGATTGACCAAACAAAGTTTGACGAAGTAAAAGCCGATTTTATTTATAAATATAAAAAACAAGAAACGTTGCAGCTTTCTTGGATGCTGATTGCGGCCATTATTATTAGTATTATTTCTATTCCCCTTTATTTACGGTTAATGTTCAAAGCACGCTAA
- a CDS encoding phosphoethanolamine transferase yields MNPTFKLSKQPQENTKKRFYFNCSANAFIIFMACYYGLVINIPFMHGAFSAITSLHTFSWLFLFSVPLLLICLLIIFFSVVSIRGILKPINYLLLVLSSAALYGSLNYGVVFDYSMIQNTVETDSSEALSYLNLQLVGFLLLFAALPVFILSRIKINCARPYKEVISRLKLLLASFALIALVVVNFYADYAATGRNNRILKKEIIPFQYLSSGYKYARDQLLYSDIEFKNIDTTPTLASPSTTRVTVIVVGETARAENFSYQGYERNTNQYTQKHNVTYFDNVSSCGTATAVSVPCMFSLQTHANFSRLDSDNQQNVIDLIQQAGADVLWVDNNSGCKNVCTRVPTINIDTKASELCDGKYCFDEALLAPLKYKLANLSQANTVIVLHMMGSHGPTYFKRYPEKFKQFSPTCDRSDIQNCSAEELVNTYDNTIAYSDFINAQVIEQLKALPANIDKQLLYVSDHGESLGENGAYLHGFPYAFAPTAQTHVPLYIWADEHNQRITAKCLNNLNSTLAQSHDAIFHTLLSLTGVASKTYQTSEDLLASCQTINHSETKI; encoded by the coding sequence ATGAACCCAACTTTCAAACTCAGTAAGCAACCGCAAGAAAATACTAAAAAACGCTTTTATTTTAATTGCAGTGCTAATGCATTCATTATTTTTATGGCTTGTTATTACGGCTTAGTTATTAATATTCCATTTATGCATGGTGCGTTTAGCGCTATTACCTCGTTGCACACATTTTCATGGCTATTTTTGTTTTCTGTGCCGTTACTACTGATTTGTTTGCTAATCATATTCTTTTCAGTGGTTTCTATTCGGGGAATACTAAAACCCATTAACTACTTGCTGCTAGTGCTCTCGAGTGCGGCGTTATATGGCTCATTGAACTATGGTGTGGTGTTTGATTATTCCATGATACAAAACACCGTCGAAACTGACTCTAGTGAAGCGTTAAGCTATTTAAACCTGCAACTTGTTGGCTTTTTACTGCTTTTTGCCGCATTACCTGTCTTTATTTTGAGTAGAATAAAAATAAACTGCGCTCGCCCATACAAAGAAGTTATTAGCCGTCTTAAACTGCTTTTAGCAAGCTTTGCACTGATTGCATTAGTGGTCGTTAACTTTTACGCCGATTACGCGGCAACGGGTCGTAATAACCGTATTCTTAAAAAAGAAATTATTCCATTTCAATATCTCTCTAGTGGCTACAAATACGCCCGTGACCAGTTACTTTATAGCGATATTGAATTTAAAAATATTGATACCACGCCAACTTTAGCATCGCCAAGCACAACACGAGTTACTGTTATCGTGGTTGGTGAAACCGCTCGAGCTGAAAATTTTTCCTACCAAGGCTATGAGCGTAATACCAACCAATACACGCAAAAACATAATGTCACTTATTTCGATAACGTATCGTCGTGTGGCACGGCCACAGCAGTGTCAGTACCATGTATGTTTTCACTGCAAACTCATGCCAATTTTTCTCGTTTAGACAGTGATAACCAGCAAAACGTAATTGATTTGATACAACAAGCAGGCGCAGATGTCTTGTGGGTTGATAATAACAGTGGCTGTAAAAACGTCTGCACGCGCGTACCTACCATTAATATTGATACCAAAGCATCTGAACTATGTGATGGTAAATACTGTTTTGATGAAGCGTTACTAGCCCCTTTAAAGTACAAGCTTGCCAATTTGAGTCAGGCTAATACGGTTATAGTGCTGCATATGATGGGTTCACATGGCCCTACTTACTTTAAGCGCTACCCTGAAAAATTTAAACAGTTTAGTCCAACCTGCGACCGCAGCGATATTCAAAACTGTAGCGCTGAAGAACTGGTTAACACCTACGATAATACAATTGCTTATAGTGATTTTATCAACGCTCAAGTTATTGAACAGTTAAAGGCACTGCCAGCTAATATTGATAAGCAGTTACTGTATGTGTCAGACCATGGCGAGTCGCTCGGTGAAAATGGCGCATACTTACATGGCTTTCCCTATGCATTTGCACCAACAGCTCAAACCCATGTGCCTCTTTACATCTGGGCTGATGAGCATAATCAGCGCATTACAGCCAAGTGTCTAAACAACTTAAATAGCACTTTAGCGCAATCACACGATGCTATTTTTCATACCCTTTTAAGCTTAACCGGTGTTGCGAGTAAAACCTACCAAACCTCTGAAGATTTACTCGCGTCATGTCAAACGATTAACCATAGCGAAACTAAAATATGA
- the can gene encoding carbonate dehydratase has translation MRNLNNLLENNKRWASRTSEANPEFFKILSMQQNPEYLWIGCSDSRVPANQIVDLLPGELFVHRNVANVVVHTDHNCLSVMQYAVEVLKVKHIMVVGHYGCGGVQAVLNEDRFGFIDNWLRHVGDVKEKHLEQLNALPEKQRLDRLIELNVIEQVRNVSRTSIVQDAWLRGQELTVHGWVYGLENGHLHDLESVVSCAEEECTSYKKAVHHVLNKSAGSHA, from the coding sequence ATGAGAAATTTAAATAACCTACTAGAAAATAATAAACGCTGGGCATCTAGAACGAGCGAAGCTAATCCCGAATTTTTTAAAATTTTATCGATGCAACAAAATCCAGAATATTTATGGATTGGTTGTTCTGACTCACGAGTTCCTGCTAATCAAATTGTTGATTTATTACCAGGTGAATTGTTTGTGCATCGTAATGTTGCCAACGTGGTAGTGCACACAGATCATAATTGCTTATCGGTTATGCAGTATGCGGTTGAAGTATTAAAAGTTAAACATATTATGGTTGTTGGCCACTACGGTTGTGGTGGTGTACAAGCGGTATTAAACGAAGATCGCTTTGGCTTTATTGATAACTGGCTACGCCATGTTGGTGATGTAAAAGAAAAGCATTTAGAGCAACTTAATGCTCTACCAGAAAAACAGCGTCTTGATCGTTTAATTGAGCTTAATGTGATTGAGCAAGTGCGTAACGTATCGCGCACTAGCATTGTTCAAGATGCTTGGTTACGAGGTCAAGAGCTCACAGTGCATGGCTGGGTATATGGATTAGAAAACGGTCACCTGCATGATTTAGAGTCGGTAGTTAGCTGCGCTGAAGAAGAATGCACTAGCTATAAAAAGGCAGTACACCATGTACTGAACAAGTCAGCGGGTAGTCACGCTTAA
- the ilvA gene encoding threonine ammonia-lyase, biosynthetic, with protein MVSQELDYFRAIIQANMEPLAKVTEVSEMAELSARLGNHVWLKREDQQPVYSFKLRGAFNKLNKLPKGSVVITASAGNHAQGVALSASHLGHKATIVMPVTTPEIKVNAVRALGGEVVLHGHQFDAAKAYALELTEQRNGVFVPPFDDPDVIVGQGTVARELMQQLNDLDVVFIPVGGGGLLAGMAVYIKSLRPDIKVIGVEANESACLKAAMEAGEPVELERVGSFADGVAVKIIGSETFRLAQKFCDEVVTVSDDEICAAMQDIFVSTRAIAEPSGALATAGLKKWSQQSGLKGLNLAAILSGANLNFDRLRYVAERTALGEKNEALLAVTIDEKRGSFKQFCASLGGRAITEFNYRYAGPGEAQIFVGIALRQGLAELEELKQSLTDNGYSFCDLSDNELAKLHVRYMVGGKAPEQLHERLLRFEFPEYPGALARFLDTLGSNWNITLFHYRNHGGSTGNVLAGFAIEPSQYEMFNEHLNRLGYSVQDETHNPCFTQFLTTQPQAEKLEKLALA; from the coding sequence ATGGTTTCTCAAGAACTCGATTATTTTCGCGCTATTATCCAAGCCAATATGGAGCCTTTAGCTAAGGTGACTGAGGTGAGTGAAATGGCCGAATTGAGTGCACGATTAGGTAATCATGTTTGGTTAAAGCGTGAAGATCAGCAACCGGTGTACTCGTTTAAATTACGCGGTGCTTTTAATAAATTAAATAAGCTGCCAAAGGGCTCGGTCGTGATAACCGCATCGGCAGGCAATCATGCTCAAGGGGTGGCGCTGAGTGCTTCACACCTAGGGCATAAAGCCACCATTGTTATGCCCGTAACGACGCCTGAAATTAAGGTTAATGCGGTAAGGGCATTGGGTGGGGAAGTCGTGTTACATGGTCATCAATTTGATGCCGCAAAGGCGTATGCGCTTGAATTAACTGAGCAGCGAAACGGCGTATTTGTCCCTCCATTTGATGACCCCGATGTCATTGTTGGTCAAGGCACAGTTGCCCGTGAACTAATGCAACAGCTGAACGACTTAGACGTGGTATTTATTCCTGTTGGCGGCGGCGGATTGCTGGCGGGTATGGCGGTATACATTAAATCGCTGCGCCCAGATATCAAAGTGATTGGGGTCGAGGCTAATGAAAGCGCTTGTTTAAAAGCTGCCATGGAAGCGGGAGAGCCTGTAGAGCTAGAAAGAGTAGGAAGCTTTGCCGATGGTGTTGCCGTAAAAATAATTGGTAGCGAAACATTTAGACTGGCGCAAAAGTTTTGCGATGAAGTGGTGACCGTGTCAGATGATGAAATATGTGCTGCCATGCAAGATATTTTTGTATCAACCCGTGCTATTGCCGAACCTTCAGGCGCACTTGCAACTGCAGGGCTTAAAAAATGGTCTCAGCAGTCGGGTTTAAAGGGGTTAAACTTAGCGGCTATTTTGTCTGGTGCTAATTTAAATTTTGATCGCTTACGCTATGTAGCTGAACGTACTGCATTGGGTGAGAAGAACGAAGCATTATTAGCGGTAACAATTGATGAAAAACGCGGTAGCTTTAAACAGTTTTGTGCCTCTTTAGGTGGGCGCGCTATTACCGAATTTAACTACCGATATGCGGGGCCTGGCGAGGCGCAAATTTTTGTTGGTATTGCACTGCGCCAAGGATTAGCAGAACTTGAGGAGCTTAAACAAAGCCTAACCGATAATGGCTATTCGTTTTGCGACTTGTCAGATAACGAATTAGCAAAACTGCATGTACGCTATATGGTTGGTGGTAAAGCGCCAGAGCAGCTACATGAACGCTTACTGCGGTTTGAGTTTCCAGAGTACCCAGGTGCATTAGCGCGCTTTTTAGATACACTGGGTAGTAATTGGAATATCACTTTATTTCACTACCGTAATCATGGCGGTTCAACGGGTAATGTATTGGCAGGTTTTGCTATTGAGCCAAGTCAATATGAGATGTTTAATGAGCACTTAAACCGCCTAGGTTACAGTGTTCAAGACGAAACCCATAACCCGTGTTTCACCCAGTTTTTAACCACACAACCTCAAGCAGAAAAGCTTGAAAAGCTCGCCTTAGCATAA
- the ilvG gene encoding acetolactate synthase 2 catalytic subunit, whose amino-acid sequence MTGAELTIDLLAKHGVDEVFGYPGGAIMPIYDALYGAPVKHYLTRHEQGAGFAAVGYARSTGRLGVCLATSGPGATNLITALADAMMDSVPLLAITGQVPTAAIGSDAFQEIDVLGMSLSCTKHSYMVERAEDLAEILQEAMHLAQSGRPGPVLVDIPKDIQMAQVPFKPWLAADEYLPQLNLNQVAIANQLLSEAKQPVAYVGGGVHAADAQNELMQFLNKTQMPAVSTLKALGSVLPDYEYDLGMLGMHGGQAANLAVQECDVLVCIGARFDDRVTGNLAKFAAKANVIHLDIDAAEVGKRKPAKASLIADLKTSLPALECVVTPKAWCDHNKQMMVKHAWRYDYPGEKVFAPYLLNQLSQRMPSTSVVCCDVGQHQMWVAQHMKFNHPCNHLSSGGAGTMGFGLPAAIGAQIARKDDFVITVSGDGSIMMNIQELATIRRNNLPVKILILDNQRLGMVRQWQELFFEGRYSETNLSDNPDFVQLAAVFGIAGQTITHANQVDDAITALLNSDGPYIVHACIDDKENVWPLVPPGAANDEMMTEKAQ is encoded by the coding sequence ATGACAGGCGCAGAACTAACAATCGATTTACTCGCCAAACACGGCGTAGATGAAGTATTTGGCTACCCAGGTGGTGCTATTATGCCCATTTACGATGCCTTGTATGGTGCGCCTGTAAAACATTATCTTACTCGTCATGAGCAAGGTGCAGGGTTTGCCGCCGTGGGCTATGCACGCAGTACTGGACGTTTAGGTGTGTGCTTGGCAACATCAGGCCCTGGAGCTACTAATTTAATTACCGCATTGGCAGATGCCATGATGGACTCAGTGCCTTTACTTGCTATTACAGGGCAAGTACCAACCGCCGCTATTGGCTCTGATGCTTTTCAGGAAATTGACGTGCTTGGCATGTCGCTTTCGTGTACTAAACACAGTTACATGGTTGAGCGAGCAGAAGATTTAGCCGAAATATTACAAGAAGCGATGCATTTAGCACAAAGCGGCCGTCCAGGCCCCGTTTTAGTTGATATCCCCAAAGACATTCAAATGGCGCAGGTGCCTTTTAAACCTTGGTTAGCGGCAGATGAATACTTACCGCAACTTAATTTAAACCAAGTTGCTATCGCCAATCAATTACTCAGTGAAGCCAAGCAACCCGTAGCGTATGTTGGTGGGGGCGTTCATGCCGCTGATGCGCAAAATGAATTAATGCAATTTTTAAATAAAACGCAGATGCCTGCGGTTTCAACCCTTAAAGCATTGGGCAGTGTATTACCTGATTACGAATATGATTTAGGCATGCTAGGTATGCATGGTGGTCAAGCCGCTAATTTAGCGGTGCAAGAATGTGATGTATTAGTGTGTATTGGTGCTCGCTTTGATGACCGTGTAACAGGCAACTTAGCTAAGTTTGCTGCAAAAGCAAACGTGATTCATTTAGACATAGATGCAGCCGAGGTCGGTAAACGTAAACCCGCAAAGGCTTCTTTAATTGCTGATTTAAAAACCTCACTTCCCGCCCTTGAGTGCGTCGTTACGCCAAAAGCGTGGTGCGATCATAATAAACAAATGATGGTTAAGCATGCATGGCGCTACGACTATCCTGGTGAAAAAGTATTTGCCCCTTATTTACTTAATCAACTAAGCCAGCGTATGCCAAGCACCAGTGTTGTTTGCTGCGATGTGGGTCAGCACCAAATGTGGGTTGCGCAGCATATGAAATTTAACCATCCATGCAACCACTTAAGCAGTGGCGGTGCAGGCACCATGGGATTTGGTTTACCTGCGGCAATCGGCGCACAAATAGCGAGAAAAGATGACTTTGTGATCACCGTATCAGGTGATGGCTCAATCATGATGAATATCCAAGAGCTTGCCACTATTCGTCGTAATAATTTACCAGTAAAAATACTGATACTTGATAACCAGCGTTTAGGCATGGTACGCCAATGGCAGGAGTTATTTTTTGAAGGGCGCTATAGCGAAACTAACTTGTCAGATAACCCTGACTTTGTGCAGCTAGCGGCTGTTTTTGGTATTGCGGGGCAAACGATTACTCATGCCAACCAAGTGGATGATGCAATTACAGCCTTATTAAATAGTGATGGGCCTTACATTGTTCATGCTTGTATTGATGATAAAGAAAACGTATGGCCACTTGTTCCACCTGGGGCTGCTAACGATGAAATGATGACGGAGAAAGCACAATGA
- a CDS encoding methyltransferase: MTLTEQFTALDSLLMNTRSYWQCTAFDFDCLPWPELHDPLTALTDLDVAELDTDQAQLYQFFSPYIPGIEQLSQLASLPVITSSRTDYPFWISNGIKGRKFTQLQDFVGALPANDQPILEWCAGKGHLGRMLAFNGAPSVHSIELQSHLCEQGQKSAQQQGLAMQFSQADVLTDNTQDFFNPQTHAVALHACGALHQTFMHQASAAKVTQISFSPCCYHLFTENNYQAMSEQAKRSALNLTHRDLKLALQETVTAPSRVGKVRKTEVEWRLGFDALRKSLTGELAYVSVPSVNKAIFSDSFESFCKWAADKKALKLPKDIDYNKFLLIGQARKKITERVELVRHVFRRAIEVWLVLDRALYLQQQGYNVSVSTFCEKQLTPRNILILASLTPST; encoded by the coding sequence ATGACCTTAACTGAGCAATTTACTGCCCTCGATTCGTTACTGATGAATACGCGCTCGTATTGGCAATGTACTGCGTTTGATTTTGACTGTTTACCGTGGCCTGAGTTACACGACCCCCTAACTGCTTTAACTGATCTGGACGTTGCTGAGTTAGATACTGATCAAGCGCAACTTTATCAGTTTTTTTCACCTTACATACCCGGTATTGAGCAATTAAGCCAATTAGCTTCACTCCCTGTCATAACAAGCAGTCGAACGGATTATCCGTTTTGGATTAGTAACGGTATTAAAGGACGAAAGTTTACACAGCTACAAGACTTTGTTGGTGCGCTACCTGCCAATGATCAGCCTATTTTAGAGTGGTGTGCAGGCAAAGGCCATTTAGGACGAATGTTAGCTTTTAATGGTGCGCCGAGCGTGCACAGTATTGAGCTACAATCTCACTTATGTGAGCAAGGACAAAAAAGTGCGCAGCAACAGGGGCTTGCTATGCAATTTAGCCAAGCTGATGTACTCACAGATAACACTCAGGATTTTTTTAACCCACAAACCCATGCCGTTGCTTTACATGCCTGCGGTGCGTTACATCAAACTTTTATGCATCAAGCCAGTGCGGCCAAAGTAACACAAATTAGTTTTTCACCTTGTTGCTATCACTTGTTTACCGAGAATAATTATCAAGCAATGAGCGAACAGGCGAAGCGAAGTGCGCTTAATTTAACTCATCGAGATTTAAAACTCGCCTTGCAAGAAACCGTCACGGCTCCATCGCGAGTGGGCAAAGTACGAAAAACAGAAGTTGAGTGGCGACTCGGGTTTGATGCTTTAAGAAAGTCACTCACCGGTGAGTTGGCGTATGTTAGTGTGCCCTCAGTGAATAAAGCAATATTTTCAGATTCGTTTGAATCATTTTGTAAGTGGGCGGCAGATAAAAAAGCCTTAAAACTGCCAAAAGATATTGATTACAATAAATTTTTATTGATTGGGCAGGCGCGAAAAAAGATAACCGAGCGAGTTGAACTGGTTCGACATGTGTTTAGAAGAGCAATAGAAGTTTGGCTTGTGCTCGATCGTGCTTTATATTTGCAACAGCAAGGCTATAACGTCAGTGTTAGTACATTTTGTGAGAAGCAATTAACACCCCGTAATATTTTAATTTTAGCCAGTTTAACGCCCTCGACCTAA
- the ilvD gene encoding dihydroxy-acid dehydratase, which translates to MVKLRSATTTEGRKRAGARALWRATGMTDTDFGKPIIAVVNSFTQFVPGHVHLNQLSELMAETITQAGGVPKEFNTIAIDDGIAMGHGGMLYSLPSRDLIADSVEYMVNGHCADAMICISNCDKITPGMMLAALRLNIPVIFVSGGPMEAGKTKLANIDIKLDLVDAMVKGADESVSDADSEQVERSACPTCGSCSGMFTANSMNCLLEAIGLALPGNGTTLATHKDRKQLYVEAGARIVDLCREYYQKDNQDVLPRAIANKTAFMNSMVVDIAMGGSSNTVLHLLAAAQEAGVDFDMSHIDELSRKTPFLCKVAPATAQYHIEDVHRAGGMMAIVRELGKAGLVDLSVNHVAGMTMGELVKKWDATDPNNEVARKFYRAGPAGIRTTKAMSQDCRWDEGDNDREHGCIRSVEHAFRQDGGLAVLSGNLAVDGCIVKSAGVVDEMLHFEGTAVVYESQDDSVEGILNGEVKAGDVVVIRYEGPKGGPGMQEMLYPTSYLKSKGLAEKCALITDGRFSGGTSGLSIGHVSPEAASGGAIAYVENGDKIIIDIATREITLALSDEKLEARRQKQLARGKQAYKPLNRDRYVSSALKAYALLATSADKGAVRDLAKLEELS; encoded by the coding sequence ATGGTTAAATTAAGAAGTGCAACGACTACTGAAGGACGTAAACGCGCAGGCGCAAGAGCATTATGGCGTGCAACAGGCATGACCGACACCGACTTTGGTAAACCAATTATTGCTGTGGTTAACTCATTTACACAATTTGTGCCGGGGCATGTGCATCTTAATCAGCTCAGTGAACTAATGGCTGAAACCATCACCCAAGCGGGCGGTGTTCCAAAAGAATTTAATACCATCGCCATAGATGACGGTATTGCCATGGGGCACGGCGGTATGCTTTATTCACTGCCATCGCGCGATTTAATAGCCGACTCGGTAGAGTACATGGTCAATGGCCATTGTGCTGATGCGATGATTTGTATCTCAAACTGCGACAAAATCACCCCTGGGATGATGTTAGCGGCGCTGCGTTTAAATATACCGGTTATTTTTGTATCGGGTGGCCCTATGGAAGCGGGTAAAACTAAATTAGCCAATATCGATATTAAACTCGATTTAGTAGATGCCATGGTTAAAGGTGCCGATGAATCGGTAAGTGATGCCGACTCAGAGCAAGTTGAACGCTCTGCATGCCCTACCTGTGGGTCGTGTTCAGGGATGTTTACTGCCAACTCAATGAACTGTTTATTAGAAGCAATAGGCCTTGCGCTGCCGGGTAACGGTACCACGCTTGCGACCCACAAAGACCGTAAACAATTGTATGTTGAAGCAGGTGCTCGCATCGTTGATTTATGCCGCGAGTATTACCAAAAAGATAACCAAGACGTACTGCCTCGTGCCATCGCTAATAAAACCGCATTTATGAACTCTATGGTGGTTGATATTGCCATGGGCGGCTCATCAAATACGGTATTACATTTACTCGCAGCGGCACAAGAAGCTGGCGTTGATTTTGATATGTCACACATTGATGAACTTTCACGTAAAACCCCGTTTTTATGTAAAGTTGCCCCAGCTACCGCGCAATACCATATTGAAGACGTACACCGCGCTGGTGGCATGATGGCCATAGTACGCGAGCTTGGTAAAGCCGGCTTGGTTGATTTATCGGTTAATCATGTTGCCGGCATGACCATGGGTGAGCTGGTAAAAAAATGGGATGCAACGGATCCTAATAACGAAGTGGCGCGAAAGTTTTACCGCGCGGGTCCCGCTGGTATTCGTACTACTAAAGCCATGAGCCAAGATTGCCGTTGGGACGAAGGGGATAATGACCGTGAACATGGTTGTATTCGCAGTGTTGAACATGCATTTCGTCAAGATGGCGGTCTGGCGGTACTTTCAGGTAACTTAGCGGTTGATGGCTGTATTGTTAAAAGTGCCGGCGTTGTCGATGAAATGCTGCACTTTGAAGGCACTGCTGTTGTTTATGAGTCTCAAGATGACTCTGTAGAAGGGATTTTAAATGGCGAAGTAAAAGCCGGCGATGTAGTTGTAATTCGTTACGAAGGCCCTAAAGGCGGCCCAGGCATGCAAGAAATGCTATACCCAACCAGCTACTTAAAATCAAAAGGCTTGGCTGAAAAATGTGCCTTGATCACCGATGGTCGCTTCTCGGGTGGTACGTCAGGTTTATCAATTGGCCATGTGTCTCCCGAGGCAGCCAGCGGTGGCGCGATAGCTTATGTTGAAAATGGCGATAAAATTATCATCGATATCGCTACTCGAGAAATCACTTTAGCATTAAGCGATGAGAAACTCGAAGCTCGCAGGCAAAAACAATTGGCTCGTGGTAAACAAGCTTATAAGCCGCTTAACCGCGATCGTTATGTGTCATCTGCGCTTAAAGCGTATGCGCTACTTGCAACCAGTGCTGATAAAGGTGCGGTGCGTGATTTAGCCAAACTGGAGGAGCTTAGTTAG
- a CDS encoding diacylglycerol kinase — MNNKTVIKRQGLMRLIFTLSHTFNGLKWMSRFEAAFQQELVLFSLLGVFACLQEITLSSKLILIASLLFVLFAELVNTAVEVVVDRIGSEYHELSGLAKDIASASVFIAMLIAILVWWSVLWT, encoded by the coding sequence ATGAATAATAAAACCGTTATAAAACGCCAAGGCCTAATGCGCCTAATTTTTACCTTAAGCCATACATTTAACGGCCTAAAATGGATGAGCCGATTTGAGGCTGCTTTTCAGCAAGAGTTGGTTTTATTTAGTTTGCTAGGCGTATTTGCCTGCTTGCAAGAAATTACTTTAAGTAGCAAATTAATCTTGATTGCCAGCTTATTGTTTGTGTTATTTGCTGAGTTGGTCAATACCGCAGTCGAAGTGGTGGTTGATCGCATCGGTAGCGAATATCATGAACTATCAGGCCTAGCTAAAGATATTGCATCCGCCAGTGTCTTTATCGCCATGCTTATTGCTATTTTAGTTTGGTGGTCTGTGCTATGGACTTAA
- the ilvM gene encoding acetolactate synthase 2 small subunit: MKHSLTIALKSQSVAIERFLRVVRHRGFDLTHLQLNMDDGQYNMAMTVDSDKPIYLLTSQLNKLVDVKHVTLQSLQQQAV, from the coding sequence ATGAAACATAGTTTAACTATTGCCTTAAAAAGCCAAAGTGTCGCAATCGAGCGCTTTTTACGTGTCGTGCGTCATCGTGGTTTTGATTTAACTCACTTGCAGCTCAATATGGACGATGGCCAATATAATATGGCCATGACGGTTGATAGCGATAAACCAATTTATTTGCTTACCAGTCAACTAAATAAATTGGTTGATGTGAAACATGTAACGCTACAAAGCTTACAGCAACAAGCTGTATAA